The Dehalogenimonas lykanthroporepellens BL-DC-9 genome includes a window with the following:
- a CDS encoding 3-dehydroquinate dehydratase (KEGG: dev:DhcVS_409 3-dehydroquinate dehydratase, type I~PFAM: dehydroquinase class I), which translates to MKPAVCTVVTSAADLSAAIAAEPLTTLYEVRIDLIGEAWPEVARRLGKPWIGCARLSAEGGAWRDSETRRRAELLRALELGAAVIDVELATPNLGELVAEVKKRARCLISHHDYEKTPSSGELKSIVGRELAAGADICKLVTRAVGPEDNLALLRLYQEFQGCRLVAFGMGQAGLLSRVLAPLAGAEFTYAAVEPGRQSAPGQLTAAQITEIYGITGL; encoded by the coding sequence ATGAAGCCTGCCGTCTGTACCGTCGTCACCTCTGCCGCCGACCTGTCAGCGGCGATCGCCGCCGAACCACTGACCACGCTCTATGAGGTCAGGATTGACCTTATCGGCGAGGCCTGGCCGGAAGTCGCCCGGCGACTGGGTAAACCCTGGATCGGCTGTGCCCGGCTGTCAGCTGAAGGCGGCGCCTGGCGTGACAGCGAAACCCGTCGCCGGGCGGAACTGCTCCGGGCACTGGAACTGGGAGCGGCGGTCATCGACGTAGAACTGGCCACCCCCAACCTGGGGGAACTGGTGGCCGAAGTCAAGAAGCGCGCCCGTTGCCTGATATCGCATCATGATTATGAAAAAACACCGTCTTCAGGCGAATTAAAAAGCATCGTCGGCCGGGAACTGGCCGCCGGCGCCGATATCTGCAAACTGGTCACCCGGGCGGTCGGCCCGGAAGACAACCTGGCTCTGCTCCGGCTCTACCAGGAATTCCAGGGATGCCGCCTGGTGGCCTTCGGCATGGGACAGGCCGGACTACTCAGCCGGGTGCTGGCGCCGCTGGCCGGGGCTGAATTCACCTACGCCGCGGTCGAACCCGGCCGCCAGTCGGCGCCGGGACAGCTGACGGCGGCGCAGATTACGGAAATATACGGTATCACGGGACTATGA
- a CDS encoding 3-phosphoshikimate 1-carboxyvinyltransferase (TIGRFAM: 3-phosphoshikimate 1-carboxyvinyltransferase~KEGG: det:DET0463 3-phosphoshikimate 1-carboxyvinyltransferase~PFAM: EPSP synthase (3-phosphoshikimate 1-carboxyvinyltransferase)), whose protein sequence is MKATIDKSRPEGVVNAPPSKSYTIRALFCAALSDGISRIRRPLSADDTEAATGVLSALGAVIDRKGADWSVTGGQLTATRRRLDCRQSAATLRFLTPVCAMLSGVSRLVFDPALGRRPQTPLRDILSQLGVSSEMSGNNLNIYGRGGETTSTEVALPGDISSQFISGLLLAAPLARRGLCIRLSSPVESREYIRMTIDCLARFGIDVETDADLRKFTVRPQNYRPADYTVEGDWSSASYFLGLGALAGRITVRGLSRDSFQADRFMLNCLRSLNAETDVADDGSLTVSRSPLNGMEADLNESIDLLPTVACLCAAAKGHSALSGIGRARLKESDRVAAVTENLLRMGIPVIQEDYLMMMEGGQPHGAVIDSCGDHRIAMAFAMLASVCGDTVIEGAECVGKTYPGFWEDYRQAGGKVVLSE, encoded by the coding sequence ATGAAAGCCACCATCGATAAAAGCCGGCCGGAAGGCGTCGTGAACGCCCCGCCGTCCAAGAGTTACACTATCCGGGCACTGTTCTGCGCCGCCCTGAGCGACGGCATCAGCCGAATCAGGCGGCCGCTGTCAGCCGACGACACCGAGGCCGCTACCGGTGTCCTGTCAGCCCTGGGCGCCGTTATCGACCGGAAGGGAGCCGACTGGTCGGTCACCGGCGGACAGCTGACGGCGACCCGCCGCCGGCTGGACTGCCGCCAGTCGGCGGCCACCCTGCGCTTCCTGACCCCGGTATGCGCCATGTTGTCCGGTGTCAGCCGTCTGGTATTCGACCCGGCGCTGGGCCGACGTCCCCAGACACCCCTGCGGGATATACTGAGCCAGCTGGGCGTATCTTCGGAGATGTCCGGCAACAACCTCAATATCTACGGCCGTGGCGGGGAGACAACTTCGACAGAGGTTGCCCTGCCCGGCGACATCAGCTCCCAGTTCATCTCCGGCCTCCTGCTGGCGGCGCCGCTGGCGCGCCGGGGTTTGTGTATCCGGCTGAGTTCCCCGGTGGAATCGCGGGAATACATCCGCATGACCATTGATTGTCTGGCTCGCTTCGGCATCGATGTCGAAACCGACGCCGACCTGAGAAAGTTCACCGTCAGGCCCCAGAATTACCGGCCGGCAGATTATACCGTCGAGGGAGACTGGTCAAGCGCATCCTACTTCCTGGGCCTGGGCGCCCTGGCCGGGCGCATCACCGTCCGCGGACTGAGCCGTGACAGTTTTCAGGCCGACCGTTTCATGTTAAACTGCCTGCGGTCTCTGAACGCCGAAACCGACGTCGCCGACGACGGCTCGCTGACCGTCTCCCGATCACCACTGAACGGGATGGAAGCGGACCTGAACGAGTCCATCGACCTGTTGCCGACGGTGGCCTGCCTGTGCGCCGCCGCCAAAGGCCACAGTGCCCTGTCCGGTATCGGCCGGGCCAGGCTGAAGGAATCGGACCGGGTGGCCGCAGTAACTGAAAACCTGCTACGGATGGGCATACCGGTCATCCAGGAAGATTATTTGATGATGATGGAAGGCGGTCAACCTCACGGGGCGGTCATCGACTCCTGCGGCGACCACCGCATCGCCATGGCCTTCGCCATGCTGGCCTCGGTCTGCGGTGATACCGTCATCGAGGGCGCTGAATGCGTCGGCAAGACCTATCCCGGCTTCTGGGAAGACTACCGGCAGGCCGGGGGAAAGGTGGTTTTGAGTGAATAA
- a CDS encoding Shikimate kinase (KEGG: dev:DhcVS_407 shikimate kinase~PFAM: shikimate kinase): protein MKSNIALIGFMGSGKSSVGKRLARRLGRDFLETDRLVEEAAGATIADIFRESGEGAFRELEAGVIKNIGLTARNAVIACGGGIITRPENLENLKRDTTIIYLKTGVEELQERLAHSRRRPLLERPDREKFIRELIADREPLYRAAADITVGTGRRSFTAVVDEIISRLELHESHHR from the coding sequence ATGAAAAGCAATATCGCCCTTATCGGCTTCATGGGTTCCGGCAAGTCCAGCGTCGGCAAACGCCTGGCGCGACGGCTGGGCCGGGATTTTCTGGAAACCGACCGGCTGGTGGAGGAAGCGGCCGGGGCGACCATTGCCGACATCTTCCGCGAATCAGGTGAAGGCGCCTTCCGGGAACTGGAAGCCGGGGTCATTAAAAATATAGGGCTGACGGCTCGTAATGCCGTCATCGCCTGCGGCGGCGGTATCATCACCCGGCCGGAAAACCTGGAAAATCTGAAACGGGATACGACCATCATCTACCTGAAAACCGGGGTGGAAGAACTCCAGGAGCGGCTGGCGCACAGCCGCCGCCGTCCCCTGCTGGAGCGGCCGGACCGGGAGAAGTTCATCCGGGAGCTGATAGCTGACCGGGAGCCGCTTTACCGGGCCGCCGCCGATATCACCGTCGGCACCGGACGTCGCTCCTTCACCGCGGTAGTCGATGAAATCATATCCAGGCTGGAGTTACATGAAAGCCACCATCGATAA
- a CDS encoding chorismate synthase (TIGRFAM: chorismate synthase~KEGG: deh:cbdb_A425 chorismate synthase~PFAM: chorismate synthase), translated as MNNSLGEAFRITSFGESHGEVIGIVIDGCPAGLELSVADIQREADKRRSGAGRPLATARREEDRVEILSGVFNGRTTGAPVTLIIRNRDTDSAQYEKIKDLARPGHADFTASRKYGGFNDWRGSGRFSGRVTAGFVMAGAVAKKLLTTIGIDITAHVVEIGGIEAAPPDDINEIRSVAATNEVTCADPSAASAMIEAIRTTGSHGDSLGGVIEARAEGLPVGLGEPVFDTLEGVLARAYFAIPAVKAVEFGAGRAVARLKGSENNDEFMIKEGQVVTRTNNSGGILGGISDGMPLVARLAVKPTPSIACRQNTVNLSAGESAVLQVGGRHDTCIVPRAAAVAEAMTAVVLADLALRAGFIERVIT; from the coding sequence GTGAATAATTCTCTGGGTGAAGCCTTCCGCATCACCTCTTTCGGTGAGAGCCACGGCGAGGTCATCGGCATCGTCATCGACGGTTGCCCGGCCGGGCTTGAACTGTCGGTTGCCGATATTCAGCGGGAAGCCGACAAGCGCCGCTCCGGCGCCGGCCGGCCGCTGGCCACGGCCCGCCGGGAGGAAGACCGGGTGGAGATACTATCCGGCGTCTTCAACGGACGAACTACCGGCGCCCCGGTCACCCTTATCATCAGGAACCGGGACACCGATTCCGCCCAGTATGAAAAAATCAAGGATTTGGCCCGTCCGGGTCACGCTGATTTCACCGCCAGCCGGAAATACGGCGGCTTCAACGACTGGCGCGGTTCCGGACGCTTTTCCGGCCGGGTCACCGCCGGTTTCGTCATGGCCGGAGCCGTAGCCAAGAAACTGCTGACCACCATCGGCATCGATATCACCGCCCATGTGGTGGAGATAGGCGGCATCGAAGCCGCCCCGCCGGATGACATTAACGAAATCCGCTCGGTGGCGGCAACCAATGAGGTCACCTGCGCCGACCCGTCTGCGGCGTCAGCCATGATTGAAGCCATCAGAACCACCGGGAGCCACGGCGATTCTCTCGGCGGTGTCATCGAAGCCCGCGCCGAGGGTTTGCCGGTAGGGCTGGGCGAACCGGTTTTCGATACCCTGGAAGGCGTGCTGGCCCGGGCTTATTTTGCCATACCGGCCGTCAAGGCGGTGGAATTCGGCGCCGGGCGCGCCGTCGCCCGGCTCAAGGGTTCCGAAAACAACGACGAATTCATGATAAAAGAAGGGCAGGTTGTCACCCGCACCAACAACTCCGGCGGCATCCTTGGCGGCATCAGCGACGGCATGCCGCTGGTGGCCCGGCTGGCGGTCAAGCCGACGCCGTCCATCGCCTGCCGGCAGAATACCGTCAACCTGTCAGCCGGCGAATCAGCGGTGCTCCAGGTGGGGGGCCGGCATGACACCTGCATCGTCCCCAGGGCGGCGGCGGTCGCCGAGGCGATGACCGCGGTGGTACTGGCCGACCTGGCGTTACGCGCCGGATTTATCGAGAGGGTAATCACATGA
- a CDS encoding 3-dehydroquinate synthase (TIGRFAM: 3-dehydroquinate synthase~KEGG: pth:PTH_1132 3-dehydroquinate synthetase~PFAM: 3-dehydroquinate synthase), which translates to MTYQIHVNLKERAYPIYLGEGVLGQLGELFQESKLGRRLVIITNRTVARHYAVAMTENLKCSGFEPEVLTVPDGEKHKSLATAARLYDSLARLRADRGTPVVALGGGVIGDLTGFVAATWQRGVPFVQVPTTLLAQVDSSIGGKVAVNNGKLKNMVGTFYQPKLVAADTATLRTLPVREIRNGLAEVIKSAVIRDPELFEFLENNMPVLLDGDIRALTFAVHRAAEVKIGVVEQDEYDHDIRHILNFGHTFGHAVETVSGFKVAHGTAVAVGMASASRLAWKLGLLSGADLERILGLITAAGLPISLNRRNAVGAVVQAMSHDKKAADGRIKFILPAGIGTTVDRADVPTAMIAEVLSR; encoded by the coding sequence ATGACCTACCAGATACACGTCAATCTGAAAGAACGGGCTTACCCGATATACCTGGGGGAAGGAGTACTGGGGCAACTGGGCGAACTGTTCCAGGAAAGCAAGCTGGGACGGCGGCTGGTCATCATCACCAACCGGACAGTGGCCCGCCATTACGCCGTAGCGATGACCGAAAACCTGAAATGCTCCGGCTTCGAACCCGAAGTGCTGACCGTTCCTGACGGTGAGAAACATAAGTCGCTGGCCACCGCCGCCAGATTATATGACAGCCTGGCCCGGCTCCGCGCCGACCGGGGAACCCCGGTTGTCGCCCTGGGCGGCGGCGTCATCGGCGACCTGACCGGTTTCGTGGCCGCTACCTGGCAGAGGGGTGTGCCCTTCGTCCAGGTGCCGACGACTCTGCTGGCCCAGGTGGATTCTTCCATCGGCGGCAAGGTGGCCGTCAATAACGGCAAACTGAAAAACATGGTCGGCACCTTCTACCAGCCGAAGCTGGTGGCCGCCGACACGGCCACCCTGCGCACCCTGCCCGTCCGGGAAATCCGCAACGGGCTGGCCGAAGTCATCAAAAGCGCCGTCATCCGCGACCCGGAATTGTTCGAGTTCCTGGAAAACAACATGCCGGTACTGCTGGACGGCGACATCCGGGCGCTGACCTTCGCCGTTCACCGCGCCGCCGAGGTCAAAATCGGCGTGGTGGAACAGGACGAATATGACCACGATATCCGCCATATTCTGAACTTCGGCCACACCTTCGGCCATGCTGTCGAAACCGTATCCGGCTTCAAGGTCGCCCACGGCACCGCAGTGGCTGTGGGCATGGCCTCAGCTTCCCGCCTGGCCTGGAAGCTGGGGTTGCTGTCGGGCGCAGACCTGGAGCGGATACTGGGGCTGATTACCGCCGCCGGTTTGCCGATATCGCTGAACCGCAGGAACGCCGTCGGCGCCGTGGTGCAGGCCATGAGCCATGACAAGAAAGCGGCTGACGGCCGCATTAAATTCATCCTGCCGGCCGGTATCGGTACAACCGTTGACCGCGCTGATGTTCCCACCGCTATGATTGCCGAGGTGCTGAGCCGATGA
- a CDS encoding shikimate 5-dehydrogenase (KEGG: mta:Moth_1558 shikimate dehydrogenase~TIGRFAM: shikimate 5-dehydrogenase~PFAM: Shikimate dehydrogenase substrate binding domain protein; Shikimate/quinate 5-dehydrogenase), producing the protein MMNTGTGLLGLLGDPVAHSVSPAMHNAAIDRLGLDYVYLAFRVTPAGLAGALNGVRALGIRGVNLTIPHKTAALGLLDEVDEAARRVGAVNTVVNDAGRLTGYNTDIAGFLAALKKHGFAPAGQKAVVLGAGGAARAVVFALRDAGAEVVIANRSIEKADTLAADTGATAVSTTETELQKALDGAGLLVNATPVGLFPDTGVTPVPGSLLHPGLTVFDTIYRPRRTRLLTEAEAAGCRVIDGLDMLVEQGATAFELWTGQSPDRAVMLRSAAAAMS; encoded by the coding sequence ATGATGAATACAGGTACCGGCTTGCTGGGACTGCTCGGCGACCCGGTGGCCCACTCGGTGTCACCGGCGATGCACAACGCCGCCATCGACCGGCTGGGCCTTGATTATGTCTACCTGGCTTTCCGGGTGACCCCGGCCGGGCTGGCCGGCGCTTTGAACGGGGTCCGCGCCCTCGGCATCCGCGGCGTCAACCTGACCATCCCCCACAAGACAGCCGCCTTGGGTCTGCTGGATGAGGTCGACGAGGCCGCCCGGCGGGTCGGCGCAGTCAATACGGTGGTCAACGACGCCGGCCGGCTGACCGGTTACAATACCGATATCGCCGGTTTCCTGGCCGCTTTAAAAAAACATGGTTTCGCCCCGGCGGGACAGAAAGCGGTGGTACTCGGGGCCGGCGGCGCCGCCCGCGCCGTCGTTTTCGCCCTGCGAGATGCCGGCGCTGAGGTAGTCATCGCCAACCGTTCCATCGAAAAAGCTGATACCCTGGCCGCCGATACCGGAGCAACGGCGGTGAGCACTACCGAAACCGAACTGCAAAAAGCGCTGGATGGCGCCGGACTGCTGGTCAACGCCACTCCGGTCGGCTTGTTTCCGGATACCGGGGTAACGCCGGTGCCCGGTTCTCTCCTGCACCCCGGTCTGACGGTCTTCGATACCATCTACCGGCCACGACGAACCCGACTGCTGACCGAGGCCGAAGCCGCCGGTTGCCGTGTCATCGACGGCCTGGACATGCTGGTGGAACAGGGCGCTACTGCCTTCGAACTGTGGACGGGACAGTCCCCCGACCGCGCGGTCATGCTCCGGTCAGCCGCGGCGGCCATGTCATGA